The Streptomyces sp. NBC_00344 genome includes a window with the following:
- the dnaE gene encoding DNA polymerase III subunit alpha, whose product MTKPPFTHLHVHTQYSMLDGAARLKDMFNACNEMGMSHIAMSDHGNLHGAYDFFHTAQKSGVTPIIGIEAYVAPESRRNKRKVKWGQPHQKRDDVSGSGGYTHKTIWAANSTGLHNLFKLSSDAYAEGWLTKWPRMDKETISQWSDGLIASTGCPSGEVQTRLRLGQFDEALQAASDYRDIFGEGRYFLELMDHGIEIERRVREGLLEIGKKLGIPPLVTNDSHYTYAHEASAHDALLCIQTGKNLSDPDRFRFDGTGYYLKSTDEMYAIDSSDAWQQGCANTLLVAEQIDTTGMFEKRDLMPKFDIPDGFTEITWFQEEVRVGMERRYPAGVPDDRQKQAEYEMDIIIQMGFPGYFLVVADFIMWAKNNGIAVGPGRGSAAGSIVAYAMGITDLDPITHGLIFERFLNPERVSMPDVDIDFDERRRVEVIRYVTEKYGADKVAMIGTYGKIKAKNAIKDSARVLGYPYAMGDRLTKAMPADVLGKGIDLSGITDPKHPRYNEAGEIRGMYENEPDVKKVIDTAKGVEGLVRQMGVHAAGVIMSSEPIVDHAPVWVRHTDNVTITQWDYPQCESLGLLKMDFLGLRNLTIMDDAVKMVRANKGIDLEMLSLPLDDPKTFELLCRGDTLGVFQFDGGPMRSLLRQMQPDNFEDISAVSALYRPGPMGMNSHTNYAERKNNRQDITPIHPELEEPLKEVLGLTYGLIVYQEQVQKAAQIVAGYSLGEADILRRVMGKKKADELEKNFVLFQAGAKKNNFSDAAIKALWDVLVPFAGYAFNKAHSSAYGLVTYWTAYLKANYPAEYMAALLTSVRDDKDKSAIYLNECRRMGIKVLPPNVNESEANFAAQGDDVILFGLTAVRNVGTNVVESIIRSRKAKGKYSSFPDYLDKVEAAACNKRTTESLIKAGAFDEMGHTRKGLTAHFEPMIDNVVAVKRKEAEGQFDLFGGGEEESSEPGFGLDVEFSDIEWEKSYLLAQEREMLGLYVSDHPLFGLEHVLSDKSDAAIAQLTGGEHSDGAVVTIGGIISGLQRKMTKQGNAWAIATVEDLAGSIECMFFPATYQLVSTQLVEDTVVFVKGRLDKREDIPRLVAMEMQVPDLSSAGTNAPVTITIPTVKVTPPMVSRLGEILSHHRGNSEVRIKLQGARKTTVLRLDRHRVQPDPALFGDLKVLLGPACLAG is encoded by the coding sequence GTGACCAAGCCGCCCTTCACGCACCTCCACGTCCACACGCAGTACTCCATGCTGGACGGTGCCGCGCGGCTCAAGGACATGTTCAACGCGTGCAACGAGATGGGGATGTCGCACATCGCCATGTCCGACCACGGCAACCTCCACGGGGCGTACGACTTCTTCCACACGGCGCAGAAGTCGGGCGTCACGCCGATCATCGGCATCGAGGCGTATGTCGCACCGGAATCGCGGCGGAACAAGCGCAAGGTCAAGTGGGGCCAGCCACACCAGAAGCGCGACGATGTGTCCGGTTCGGGCGGTTACACGCACAAGACGATCTGGGCGGCGAACAGCACGGGGCTGCACAACCTCTTCAAGCTCTCGTCGGACGCCTACGCCGAGGGATGGCTGACGAAGTGGCCGCGCATGGACAAGGAGACGATCTCCCAGTGGTCCGACGGCCTGATCGCCTCCACCGGCTGTCCATCGGGCGAGGTGCAGACCCGGCTGCGGCTCGGCCAGTTCGACGAGGCGCTGCAGGCGGCATCCGACTACCGGGACATCTTCGGTGAGGGCCGCTATTTCCTGGAGCTGATGGACCACGGCATCGAGATCGAACGCCGGGTCCGCGAGGGCCTGCTGGAGATCGGCAAGAAGCTCGGCATCCCGCCGCTGGTGACCAACGACTCGCACTACACGTACGCCCACGAGGCGAGCGCGCATGACGCCCTGCTCTGCATCCAGACGGGCAAGAACCTCTCGGACCCGGACCGCTTCCGCTTCGACGGCACCGGCTACTACCTCAAGTCCACCGACGAGATGTACGCCATCGACTCGTCGGACGCCTGGCAGCAGGGCTGCGCCAACACGCTCCTGGTCGCGGAGCAGATCGACACCACCGGCATGTTCGAGAAGCGCGATCTGATGCCGAAGTTCGACATCCCGGACGGCTTCACCGAGATCACCTGGTTCCAGGAGGAGGTCCGGGTCGGCATGGAGCGCCGCTACCCGGCAGGTGTGCCCGACGACCGCCAGAAGCAGGCGGAGTACGAGATGGACATCATCATCCAGATGGGGTTCCCGGGATACTTCCTCGTCGTCGCCGACTTCATCATGTGGGCCAAGAACAACGGCATCGCGGTCGGCCCCGGCCGTGGCTCGGCGGCCGGCTCGATCGTCGCCTATGCCATGGGTATCACCGACCTCGACCCGATCACGCACGGGCTGATCTTCGAGCGGTTCCTCAACCCCGAGCGCGTCTCCATGCCCGATGTCGACATCGACTTCGACGAGCGCAGGCGCGTCGAAGTGATCCGGTACGTGACCGAGAAGTACGGCGCCGACAAGGTCGCCATGATCGGCACCTACGGAAAGATCAAGGCCAAGAACGCGATCAAGGACTCGGCACGCGTCCTGGGCTATCCGTACGCGATGGGCGACCGTCTCACCAAGGCGATGCCCGCCGACGTCCTCGGCAAGGGGATCGATCTCAGCGGTATCACCGACCCGAAGCACCCGCGCTACAACGAGGCGGGCGAGATCCGGGGGATGTACGAGAACGAACCGGACGTGAAGAAGGTCATCGACACCGCCAAGGGCGTCGAGGGCCTGGTCCGGCAGATGGGTGTGCACGCGGCCGGCGTGATCATGTCCAGCGAACCCATCGTCGACCACGCCCCGGTCTGGGTCAGGCACACCGACAACGTCACCATCACGCAGTGGGACTACCCGCAGTGCGAGTCGCTCGGCCTGCTGAAGATGGACTTCCTGGGTCTGCGCAACCTCACGATCATGGACGACGCGGTCAAGATGGTGAGGGCCAACAAGGGCATCGATCTGGAGATGCTGTCCCTCCCGCTGGACGACCCGAAGACCTTCGAACTGCTCTGCCGGGGTGACACGCTCGGGGTGTTCCAGTTCGACGGCGGCCCGATGCGCTCCCTGCTCCGCCAGATGCAGCCCGACAACTTCGAGGACATTTCCGCCGTCTCGGCCCTCTACCGGCCGGGCCCGATGGGCATGAACTCGCACACCAACTACGCGGAACGCAAGAACAACCGCCAGGACATCACCCCGATCCACCCGGAGCTGGAGGAGCCCCTCAAGGAGGTCCTCGGCCTCACCTACGGCCTGATCGTGTACCAGGAGCAGGTGCAGAAGGCCGCTCAGATCGTCGCCGGTTACTCGCTCGGCGAGGCCGACATCCTGCGCCGGGTGATGGGCAAGAAGAAGGCTGACGAGCTGGAGAAGAACTTCGTTCTCTTCCAGGCCGGTGCCAAGAAGAACAACTTCTCCGATGCGGCGATCAAGGCACTCTGGGACGTCCTCGTGCCCTTCGCCGGATACGCCTTCAACAAGGCGCACTCCTCCGCGTACGGCCTCGTCACCTACTGGACCGCCTACCTCAAGGCGAACTACCCGGCCGAGTACATGGCCGCGCTGCTCACCTCGGTGCGCGACGACAAGGACAAGTCCGCGATCTACCTCAACGAGTGCCGGCGCATGGGCATCAAGGTGCTGCCGCCCAACGTGAACGAATCGGAGGCCAACTTCGCCGCCCAGGGCGACGACGTGATCCTCTTCGGCCTCACCGCGGTCCGCAACGTCGGTACCAACGTGGTGGAGTCGATCATCCGCTCGCGCAAGGCCAAGGGGAAGTACAGCTCCTTCCCCGACTACCTCGACAAGGTCGAGGCGGCGGCCTGCAACAAGCGCACCACGGAATCGCTCATCAAGGCGGGTGCCTTCGACGAGATGGGGCACACCCGCAAGGGGCTCACCGCGCATTTCGAGCCGATGATCGACAACGTGGTCGCGGTCAAGCGCAAGGAGGCCGAGGGGCAGTTCGATCTCTTCGGCGGCGGCGAGGAGGAGAGCAGCGAGCCGGGCTTCGGGCTGGACGTCGAGTTCTCCGACATCGAATGGGAGAAGTCCTATCTGCTCGCCCAGGAACGGGAGATGCTCGGGCTCTATGTGTCCGACCACCCGCTCTTCGGCCTGGAACACGTCCTTTCCGACAAGAGCGACGCGGCCATCGCCCAGTTGACCGGAGGTGAGCACTCGGACGGCGCCGTGGTCACCATCGGCGGGATCATCTCGGGCCTGCAGCGCAAGATGACCAAACAGGGCAACGCCTGGGCGATCGCCACCGTCGAGGATCTCGCGGGCTCCATCGAGTGCATGTTCTTCCCCGCGACCTACCAGCTGGTCTCGACCCAGCTGGTCGAGGACACCGTGGTCTTCGTCAAGGGACGCCTCGACAAGCGGGAGGACATCCCACGGCTCGTCGCCATGGAGATGCAGGTCCCGGACCTCTCGTCGGCCGGCACCAACGCACCGGTGACGATCACCATCCCCACCGTGAAGGTCACACCGCCGATGGTCAGCAGGCTCGGCGAGATCCTCTCCCACCACCGCGGCAATTCCGAGGTGCGGATCAAGCTCCAGGGAGCCCGGAAGACCACGGTCCTCCGGCTCGACCGCCACCGGGTACAGCCGGATCCGGCTCTCTTCGGTGATCTGAAGGTGCTGCTCGGCCCTGCCTGCCTGGCAGGCTGA
- a CDS encoding NYN domain-containing protein translates to MDRVDRCVVLVDAGYLLGAAASLLAGEPARSRITVDHAALIQGLRERAEDDTQQPLLRIYWFDGAPDRVPQPEHRRLRVMPRVTVRLGALTRSDGRWAQKGVDAAMHAELTELARNRACSDIVLVTGDGDLLPGLMSAKEHGVAVHLWAVQAADGDYNQSEDLVAEADERRVLDRTWITKAVRAKDLGGVCAPPPVPRPEIAAILSAPLPESALAASAERAARAAGLHEGPAPAGTAEAPADAEREHTAGKGVPTPKDLAGLRTHGPQPVAPHPASATLRWSSERGWVERPGGQAGEPPETASLPTLAQLTSAEQRWADREEDITTVGGDPFEVGQVFARRWMERLPEPGHVQKLSAMYPRIPHRIDGELLRYAARFGLLAHKDDQIDEHDRYAIRAGFWREIDVRAAADRPAAGE, encoded by the coding sequence GTGGATCGCGTGGACCGCTGCGTAGTCCTGGTGGACGCCGGATACCTGCTGGGCGCCGCCGCGAGTCTGCTCGCCGGGGAGCCCGCCCGCTCCCGCATCACCGTCGATCACGCCGCTCTCATCCAGGGCCTGCGGGAACGGGCCGAGGACGACACGCAGCAGCCCCTGCTCCGGATCTACTGGTTCGACGGCGCCCCCGACCGGGTGCCGCAGCCGGAGCACCGCAGGCTGCGGGTGATGCCGCGGGTGACCGTACGGCTGGGAGCGCTGACCCGCAGCGACGGCCGCTGGGCGCAGAAGGGTGTCGACGCCGCGATGCACGCGGAGCTGACCGAGCTGGCCAGAAATCGCGCCTGCTCCGACATCGTGCTCGTCACAGGGGACGGGGATCTGCTCCCCGGTCTGATGTCCGCCAAGGAGCACGGGGTCGCGGTTCACCTCTGGGCGGTGCAGGCCGCCGACGGCGACTACAACCAGTCGGAGGACCTGGTCGCCGAGGCCGACGAGCGCAGGGTCCTTGACCGGACCTGGATCACCAAGGCCGTGCGCGCCAAGGATCTCGGCGGGGTCTGCGCACCTCCGCCGGTGCCCCGTCCGGAAATCGCCGCGATCCTCTCGGCGCCGCTTCCGGAGTCCGCGCTCGCCGCGTCCGCGGAACGCGCCGCCCGGGCAGCAGGCCTGCACGAAGGCCCGGCGCCGGCCGGGACGGCGGAGGCGCCGGCCGACGCGGAGCGGGAGCACACCGCGGGCAAGGGGGTGCCCACCCCCAAGGACCTCGCCGGGCTGCGGACCCACGGCCCCCAGCCCGTCGCCCCGCACCCGGCGAGCGCGACGCTGCGCTGGTCGTCCGAGCGCGGCTGGGTCGAGCGGCCCGGCGGGCAGGCGGGCGAGCCGCCGGAGACCGCTTCGCTGCCCACGCTGGCCCAGCTGACCAGCGCGGAGCAGCGGTGGGCGGACCGCGAGGAGGACATCACCACGGTCGGCGGCGACCCCTTCGAGGTCGGTCAGGTCTTCGCCCGGCGGTGGATGGAGCGGCTGCCTGAGCCCGGACACGTGCAGAAGCTTTCGGCGATGTATCCGCGGATTCCGCACCGCATCGACGGAGAGTTGCTGCGGTACGCGGCCCGGTTCGGGCTGCTCGCGCACAAGGACGACCAGATCGACGAGCACGACCGCTATGCGATCCGGGCAGGGTTCTGGCGGGAGATCGATGTGCGGGCAGCGGCGGACCGCCCGGCGGCGGGGGAGTAG
- a CDS encoding ABC transporter ATP-binding protein — translation MCVVRDLVKTYPATRGRRGTPATAEVRATDGISLSVRRGEIFGLLGPNGAGKSTLVRQLTGLMRPDSGSVEVLGHDLVRHPERAARLLGYLGQESTALDELTVALAAETTGRLRGLSVRDARRERDAVVDELGLGEISGRALKKLSGGQRRLACFATTLVGERAVLVLDEPTTGMDPVARRAVWAAVDRRRAERGTTVLLVTHNVIEAETVLDRVAVIERGRVIACDTPAGLKAEIAGEVRVELVWRERAPIGLPEVAALRESAQESGRRWVLRLAPDAARAAVATVTGGPAFAALDDFTLSTPSLEDVYLALGGRTKGLVKA, via the coding sequence GTGTGCGTGGTGCGCGATCTGGTGAAGACGTACCCCGCCACGCGCGGCAGGCGCGGGACTCCCGCCACGGCCGAGGTGCGGGCCACCGACGGGATCTCGCTCTCGGTACGCCGCGGTGAGATCTTCGGGCTGCTCGGGCCCAACGGTGCGGGCAAATCCACCCTGGTCCGGCAGCTCACCGGGCTGATGCGGCCGGATTCGGGAAGTGTCGAGGTCCTCGGCCATGATCTGGTGCGGCATCCGGAGCGGGCCGCACGGCTGCTCGGCTACCTGGGACAGGAGTCCACCGCCCTCGACGAACTGACCGTCGCGCTCGCCGCCGAGACCACCGGAAGGCTCCGCGGTCTCTCGGTACGGGACGCGCGGCGGGAGCGGGACGCGGTGGTCGACGAGCTCGGGCTGGGTGAGATCTCCGGGCGGGCGCTGAAGAAGCTCTCCGGCGGGCAGCGGCGTCTTGCCTGCTTCGCCACGACGCTGGTCGGCGAACGGGCGGTCCTGGTACTGGACGAGCCCACCACCGGGATGGACCCGGTCGCCCGGCGCGCGGTGTGGGCGGCGGTCGACCGGCGCCGGGCCGAACGAGGGACGACCGTACTGCTCGTCACCCACAACGTCATCGAGGCCGAGACCGTACTGGACCGGGTGGCGGTGATCGAACGCGGCCGGGTGATCGCCTGCGACACCCCGGCCGGACTGAAGGCGGAGATCGCCGGTGAGGTGCGGGTAGAGCTCGTCTGGCGGGAACGGGCGCCGATCGGCCTTCCCGAGGTCGCGGCGCTGCGCGAGTCCGCCCAGGAATCCGGCCGCCGCTGGGTGCTGCGGCTGGCCCCCGACGCGGCACGTGCGGCTGTCGCCACCGTGACCGGTGGACCCGCCTTCGCCGCACTCGACGACTTCACGCTGTCCACGCCGAGCCTCGAGGACGTCTATCTGGCGCTCGGCGGCCGTACGAAGGGGCTGGTGAAGGCGTGA
- a CDS encoding ABC transporter permease, translating into MTAVIPSGTVTKAAHGEPDSGAAPLAPRARLLPALAAVYRAQLSRARVSRIPLLFVATFQSVGIMILMRGVVDGGDEARAVVAGSSVLVVAFVALNLLAQYFGSLRASGGLDHYATLPVPPASVVLGTAGAYASFTVPGTVVTAVAGSVLFQLPLTHLWVLAAVIPLAGAALAGLGAALGLLAPRQELATLLGQLGMSAALLLGVLPAGRLPEPIVWARDLLPSTYGVEALARTFAARPDWSAVAFDLAVCTAVGVASLAVATWAYRRAAVR; encoded by the coding sequence GTGACCGCCGTGATCCCCTCCGGGACGGTGACGAAGGCGGCGCACGGCGAGCCCGACAGCGGTGCGGCGCCCCTCGCGCCCCGTGCCCGGCTGCTGCCCGCGCTGGCCGCCGTCTACCGGGCTCAGCTGTCCAGGGCCCGGGTGTCCCGTATTCCGCTGCTGTTCGTGGCCACCTTCCAGTCGGTCGGGATCATGATCCTGATGCGCGGAGTCGTCGACGGCGGCGACGAGGCCCGCGCCGTGGTGGCGGGCTCCTCCGTCCTGGTCGTCGCGTTCGTCGCGCTCAACCTGCTCGCCCAGTACTTCGGCTCGCTGCGGGCGAGCGGAGGTCTCGATCACTACGCCACGCTGCCGGTGCCGCCGGCATCGGTGGTGCTGGGCACGGCCGGGGCGTATGCCTCCTTCACCGTCCCCGGCACCGTCGTCACCGCGGTGGCCGGCTCGGTGCTGTTTCAGCTGCCACTGACACATCTGTGGGTGCTCGCAGCGGTGATCCCGCTGGCAGGGGCGGCGCTGGCCGGGCTCGGCGCAGCGCTCGGCCTGCTCGCACCGCGCCAGGAACTCGCCACCCTACTAGGACAGTTGGGCATGTCCGCCGCCCTGCTCCTCGGCGTGCTGCCGGCCGGCCGACTGCCCGAGCCGATCGTCTGGGCCCGCGATCTGCTGCCGTCGACGTACGGCGTGGAGGCCCTGGCCCGCACCTTCGCCGCCCGCCCCGACTGGTCGGCCGTCGCTTTCGATCTGGCGGTCTGCACGGCTGTCGGAGTGGCCTCGCTGGCCGTCGCCACCTGGGCGTACCGCCGGGCGGCAGTCCGGTGA